AATTAGCATATCCAAATCCTACATTTCACACCATGTGGGAATTGGTAGAATTTATAGTAATTGGAAAATCTTTCTTTTCAGTATCAGAACAAGTGTTTGACAGGATAACTGTAGGCTTAAGTAAATGATTACATTTGCTCATGCATCACTGAGATTTTTGGGTAGTATTGCTAGTTACTTAGGCGGGCTGAGGTAGTCAGTCCTGGGCTGATGATTGCCCTCCCGAGCAACCCCGAAGCAAGACAAGATTATTGCTACTGCAGTGTTTACTGTTCGAGTTACTTCTTCTGGTGTCTTCCCCAGAGCTGGGTTTACTTCCATGATGTCTAGTCCTGAGAGAAGCCCTGCAACAGGAAATGATAATGCTAGAATCAATAGTTGACATGCTAAAATCAGTACTGACTGACTTAAAGGGGTTACCTAGTAGAGAAGAGGAatagaaaacatatttatttatcacaTAACATAGTATGCACTCCAGAAGGAAGTATCAACTGGGGCTTGGTTATTCAGATAAGAAAACTATAAATACATATTGAGCCAGGGTATACTCATTTCTTTATTTCCCCAGATCTTACCTACCTGTCTTGTAAATTTCTTCTGTGATGTATAGACCTTCTCGATAAGACAGACCTCCCATAACAGGTGTGCCAGTAGCAGGTGTGAACAATGGGTCCAGTCCATCCACATCAAAACTCAGATGAATTGGCCTTTTCTTTCTATTAAGTAGGAAACAGTTTCAGTTTAAAGTTGGTGGTTTCATAGCTAAGTATAATTCTTATCCTGCTTTATAAAAATAAGCTCATGAACTCTGAAGGTTTGATTGGACTTTATTAATAACACTGGCTAGTGTCAGTACCAAGATTTACTACCACATTCATCATACCTTCCCAGTAGATAGCTGAATGTCTCTTCCATCACCTTGCAAATTCCCAGTTTATCCACTTCAGTCATTGAAAAATACTTAATACCTAGAGTTTTTATGATGTAGCTGTAAAAGAAGAGATACTAAGTTAATCTACAACTAATAAGACTGGCCTTTCACTGAAAAGATTAGTGTGcctaatatataaaatacttttaaatcctGTAGtctatataaatatgaatatagttttgtttgtatttttcctgaatatatatgtatatagtgattttgctatttaaaatagttttcttttacaGGATTAGCCAGGAAAGCATAACTATCATACACATAAGAGCAAGGAATAAACTTACTGCTCCCCAGGGTCCACGTCTCTCAAGCCAATGTACACGATGTCCTTGGCAGATATGCAAGGAGTCACCCAGGAGAATCCTGGTACGTCGGGGATCTAAACCACAGTGTTTCCATTTAGTTAAATGTGTTTTTTCAAGGAAATCCTACATTTACTGTTAAGGATTGCATACATCTTACATTTGAAGTAGAAATTTAGAGCAAATGAATTTAATACACAATTAAAGAGATAGCTGTCTCTCATGGTGGTACCCTTGCTTGGTCTGGCCCTCCCAGTCTCTATCTTGACCACATTTCAACATTCCCTTGCTCCATGTAAGAAATGAGTGTGCCATCACTGTAATAGCTTCTGTCTATACTTCCCTTTCTCAAGAAGGGCTTCATCCAGAGGGGCCCTGGAGTGGCTGAGAGCAAGGTTACACAAAACGGGATGGTTTTTGTCTTATGGTATGTGATGAATGGCATCTGCTATATCTTGGAGCCAGGCTTGGCTCTTCCCATGTGTTAGCTTGACAGTTCCCAAACATCTATCTTGTGGTCATCAGTTTTCAAAAGTTCCTTTTAGCATTGGATACAGAAGATTTTAATCCTTTGTGCCATAAGAACCAACATATTACAATGGAACCAAGATGTATTGTTTTTTTTGACATAACCACAGCACATTATACGAATTGCTGAGCCACAatgttaaatcatttttttttttcattttggatttttcgaggtagggtctcactctagcccaggctgacttggaattcattatgtattctcaggttgaccttgaactatggcgatccttcttcctctgcctcccagtgctggtattaaaggtgtgaactaccatgTTTGGctcaatattaaattttaaactaGAATATTATCATAAATACAGAAGCTTCAAAGGAGCCAGGAGAGATTCTTTTACGATGTCAATCGGCGCTTCTCCCAGTAAACTGAACGCTAAGCCTCTGAATGTCAAGCATGGTGGTATACTCATGTAATCACAGCTCTCAGGAGGTGTAGTCAGGGGCTCAAGACCAGCCGTTGGCCAGCTATGGGGACTCCGTCTCAAAGAGAAATCATTGTAATGTGCATTTAAAAGCTGCTGTTTTAAAAAACCTGTGATGTACAGGGACAATTTGTAAAATGGAAAGTGTGACCTAGTGAGGAAAGGGGAACTAGTAGATCTGCTTCTTGTCCTTGTCTCACAGTAGGGCAAAGGGCCTAGCCTCTGAACCTCTGGTAACGTGATATACAGGATGGCTCTGCCCACCTACTGGATGAGTTGGGTTAAGAATCCAAAAGAGCTGAATTCTCTGCATCAGTGGATTCCACCAACCACAGACTGAAACTGTAGTCAGACCTGTTATGGTTTTATCTGCATTGAACATGCATAGGCATGTTCCCCACAACATTCATTGATAACCATAGCTATTTCTAGAGCATTGTGTTATGCTAGATACTGTAAGCCATGTGGACCCGGGAGGATATGCGTAGGTATTATGTGATAGATCGTATGAAGGActtgcatctatagtttgtttatCTGGGAAGTCTTGAACCAATCCTTCATGGGCACAGAGGGGACAGCTGTATATGGAGTCAGTTTGTAAACTGCCCAGTAAAGTAGAAAGAATCACAGAGTTTTACCACCTTTATCAaccagggttttgttgttgttgttgttgttgtttatttgctgCAAATGCTTTCAGACTACATCAGGATTAAAGTGGAAGAGTCTtcctccttgccttccacctccagAGCTACTAACTACAAAATAACAGCACCTGTGAGACTCTTACCTTCCCTTTGAGTTCCTTCAGGAGGAAAGACACAGGCTGTCCATGCAAGTTCCCACTTGTGGTTGTCTGAGGAGTGTTGATATCAGTGTGAGCATCCACCCAGATGACACCAAGGTCAGGGTGGACCCTGGCATGGCCAGAGATGCTTCCAATCGCCAAACTTTGgaggaaaatgtgtgtgtgaaCATAATGCTTGCAACGTCATACACCTCTAAGTCCAAGTAGCTGTTCTACATAGGCTTGAAGATGGAAGGTAAGCAACTCTGATATAGGGAGCACAGCTACAGTCCTTTCAAGGTACAGATGCCTTGCTAGCATTACTAAAGAAGTCtgatggttttatttctttacaaaatCAGTATGTAATTAGATTGCAAATTATTGCTTAGCCAAACAAGCATAAAAACACCAGCCACGTAGGAAGTTCCTCAGCCTGAGATACTTTTCAGTTCTTGGGGTTAAACTGGCTGCTTTTCTACATTCTAGTCTCTCTAGATTAGCATTtaattctctcaagtaaattatgacaatggagctggagagatggcttagcggttaagcacttgcctgtgaagccaaaggaccccagttcgaggctcgattctccaggacccacgttagccagatgtacaaggaggcgcacgcatctgaagttcatttgcagggctggaagccctggcgcgcccattttctctctctctctctctctctctctctctctctctctctctctctctgcctctttctcactctgtctgtcgctctcaaataaataaaagtaacaaaaaaaattatgacaatgTTCTTCAGCTTTTCTTAAAATccaactctttatttttaaaatatgtttatttgcttatttaaagaaagagaaggtatatgtgggcatgccagtgtcttttgtcactgcaaatgaactccagaagcatggaccactttgtacatctggctttatgtgggtattggggaactgaacctgagccagctTTGCATCCAAgcacttctaaccactgagccatctccccagttccagtGCCTATAACTGGGGAATTCCACTCAGAAGTTGCTTTATCCACTGACACTAGGGCTCACACTCACTATTCAGTGCCCACTTCCTCTGCTTTCTGTTTTCTCCCAACACAAAGTCCTACTCTATAGATCCACAACCATGCAAACCAATCCCAGATATGCCAAACAGTGTGCAAAAATGGAAGCTCTGAGTGGGACTTTGCACAGAATTTAAATCCTTGGGATATACTAAACAATGCTTGTTTTCTCCCACTTGTGATCATTTCACTATCATGCAGATAAGAGCTTCCAGATTCTCACAGTGAAAGTAATCCTGCCTTCAAGATGAGGAGCAGGTTATTCATTCACTTTGATGCTTAATTTTACTTCAGGTTTCTTGTCTAGTGGCCATTTGCCACTCTTCACATTTCCACTTAGAATTTTTTCCCCTCATGGGAAAGGAGTCCTGGTCTCAATTGCAGGTCTGTTACCAAAGCCCGGTGACTAGAGGAAACAGGCCAGTGAAATGGAGAGCCGCAGAGATGTTTCTGCTCAACACTTCATCAGGTGACATTATCCTTGAGTGTAGACACTAAAATGGCCCTGGCACAACACTCACTTTTGTAATCATAAATATCAGAAAACAGCCTAAATACCTGGCCATATGAATCCTATAGTGATGTGATTCCTTGGTGGAGTTATGTAGGAAAAAGCAGTAATGCTTAGGATGGCTATGTGCATACTTTGCAGTCAATTTATACTGTAGATTTAAAAAGCATGGAATATGATGCACATAATTGTTaagctggcggggggggggggctttgaaAATGTTTACAGTGCCTTTCCTAATCGAAAGCACATGCTTTCAGATTGCTCACCTAATTGTGGTTGTATGGGTcattaataaataagataaactGACCCAATTTCCCATACTTAATTAGTAAGAAGAATAAGGCTGTGCTGAATATTTTGCTGAAATCCACTTATATTTCATGTATACTGTGCTATAAGAAGAATTTTCATAGACTATGTCTTTGTAGCCAAGTAGCCtgcaaaatgttttgttttgttttcttgaggtagggtctcgctgtagcccaggctgaccgggaatttactatgtagtctcaggctggccttgaactcacagtgatcttcctacctctgcctcccaagtgctgggattaaagttgtgtgccaccatgcccagacagaAAATATAGCACAAAATATCAGTTCTTGTCTTGTCTGCATTGTCTCTTAGTACTCTTGGTTATACTTCCTTGATGCCATATGTGCCCACCCCCCAGGGATATAGCCACGCTACTGACCTGTGGTCTCCGCCCAGCACCACACTGACTCGTCCATTCTTCTGGACTTCTGCCACCACACCAGCCAGCTGCTCAGTGGCTTTCCCCACAGACCTTGGGTTCTTCACAATTTGAAATGGACTGTCATTAGGGACATCAGCAAAGGacaggtccccatagtctttcaCATCACACTCTACAATCAAAAGTTTAAAGTTACTAAATCAAAAGAGATTGTGGATCAGTCTGTAGTATTCTACGTGTGCAAAATAAGTATAAACAGAGAAATGTCTACAAAGACAGAAACATTGTAAAGCTAGTAAACATCTGCTTTGTCCTGATACCTCATCTCACCACCACCTGGCACCTGCTGTGTAACAGGCCTTGGGTAATGCCTTTGTGAATCAGTTCACGCAAACTGGACATTAAACTACAATGACAACTTTCTAGACTTAATcgaattcattcattctcattctcccctttcccacctcctcctccttctcttcctcctctctctgtctctctctctctctctctctctctctccagtcttATATACTTTTTAACCTTTCTATAATaagcatttttcattttgtaaaaagtacttAAGTCCCCAAATAAAATACACCAGAAAGTTAATGTAATCTAAAGAAAATATACCTGCATTTTCTAAATGATCATAATCTATCAGTGTTCCTTGGTTtgtctgccactgctgaagcAGCTCagtgtcctcctcctcttcctccctcctcctcctgctgaaGCAGCtcaccttcctcttcctcctgctgaGGCACctcagcttcctcctcctccctccacctgctGAAGCAGTTCATTATACCTGCCTCATGGTGTGGTCAGAATTTCTTAATTCTTAGCAGTATTCCTTACATTTTGAAGAACTCAAGAAATACAGATTATTGTCATACTTTTTCATATAAAAAGTTATAAGTAATGCAAAGTTCCTAAGGACTGGATGTGTGTCACAAAAAGCCCTGAAGTAAGGTTTACAAGTTGAGTGTCCTGTAAGACTATGCTATGAAATCCATTCAGTATTCTGTGTCAGTGTGGATTTGTAATCTACCAGCACCCTCACAATTCATTTGACGTCATGTGACCACAGTATGCTACTTTTCTTGgtatgtaggggtgtgtgtgtgtggatgggtgggtttgtgtacagatgcatgcatgctaTGTGCACACATGTTATACGGACGCCAGAGGAGAcagtcactgaacttgaagctggtgtttttggtcagactggctggccagtgagtcctggcaattctcctgtctccaccctcccacagacaggactggggttatg
This is a stretch of genomic DNA from Jaculus jaculus isolate mJacJac1 chromosome 9, mJacJac1.mat.Y.cur, whole genome shotgun sequence. It encodes these proteins:
- the Arg1 gene encoding arginase-1 isoform X2 — its product is MSSKSQPIGIIGAPFSKGQPRGGVEKGPTALRNAGLLEKLKEHVTFNFKLLIVECDVKDYGDLSFADVPNDSPFQIVKNPRSVGKATEQLAGVVAEVQKNGRVSVVLGGDHSLAIGSISGHARVHPDLGVIWVDAHTDINTPQTTTSGNLHGQPVSFLLKELKGKIPDVPGFSWVTPCISAKDIVYIGLRDVDPGEHYIIKTLGIKYFSMTEVDKLGICKVMEETFSYLLGRKKRPIHLSFDVDGLDPLFTPATGTPVMGGLSYREGLYITEEIYKTGLLSGLDIMEVNPALGKTPEEVTRTVNTAVAIILSCFGVAREGNHQPRTDYLSPPK
- the Arg1 gene encoding arginase-1 isoform X1, which gives rise to MSSKSQPIGIIGAPFSKGQPRGGVEKGPTALRNAGLLEKLKEHECDVKDYGDLSFADVPNDSPFQIVKNPRSVGKATEQLAGVVAEVQKNGRVSVVLGGDHSLAIGSISGHARVHPDLGVIWVDAHTDINTPQTTTSGNLHGQPVSFLLKELKGKIPDVPGFSWVTPCISAKDIVYIGLRDVDPGEHYIIKTLGIKYFSMTEVDKLGICKVMEETFSYLLGRKKRPIHLSFDVDGLDPLFTPATGTPVMGGLSYREGLYITEEIYKTGLLSGLDIMEVNPALGKTPEEVTRTVNTAVAIILSCFGVAREGNHQPRTDYLSPPK